In one window of Penaeus monodon isolate SGIC_2016 chromosome 36, NSTDA_Pmon_1, whole genome shotgun sequence DNA:
- the LOC119595844 gene encoding protein Star-like, translated as MGVWADWWWWCARPGRLPRAAPLSILLATVLTIISLLFLLNAKALSRHPTPRQVLDMGDHDFEGAPQHHPDLVSYIRQLHLLSPKGASAPYALSRPNATDFSQNGQSKEVEKVLKGKRGGVFVEAGAYDGEQLSNTLYLERNLGWKGLLVEPDPWNFWSLRKKGRKAHLVNACLSPSPYPREVTFKQSDTMGHIASQGEEANRRGIFTRVKCFPLYSLLLAINTTKVDLLSLDVEGAELQVLKTLPWEKVQIQVLCIEHRHIPEGSQALRTYLEERGYALHTSVGDDYIFVRKDLEKIPQEDLL; from the exons atgggcgtgtgggcggactggtggtggtggtgcgcgAGGCCCGGGCGCCTGCCTCGCGCCGcgcccctctccatcctcctggCCACGGTCCTCACCATCatctctctcctgttcctcctcaacGCCAAAG CCTTGAGTCGTCACCCGACCCCACGCCAGGTGCTGGACATGGGCGACCATGACTTCGAGGGCGCCCCGCAGCACCACCCAGACCTTGTGTCCTACATCAGGCAGCTGCACCTGCTGTCGCCGAAGGGGGCCTCGGCGCCGTACGCGCTCAGTCGACCCAACGCCACCGACTTCTCGCAGAACGGGCAGAGCAAGGAAGTCGAGAAGGTTCTCAAGGGGAAG CGCGGCGGAGTGTTCGTGGAGGCCGGCGCTTACGACGGGGAGCAGCTGAGCAACACGCTCTACCTGGAAAGGAACCTCGGCTGGAAGGGCCTCCTGGTGGAGCCCGACCCGTGGAACTTCTGGTCGCTCAGGAAGAAGGGCAGGAAGGCCCACCTGGTGAACGCGTGTCTTTCCCCCAGCCCCTACCCCAGGGAGGTTACCTTCAA GCAAAGCGACACCATGGGCCACATAGCGAGCCAGGGCGAGGAGGCCAACCGGCGGGGGATCTTCACCAGGGTCAAGTGCTTCCCTCTGTACTCGCTCCTCCTCGCCATCAACACCACGAAGGTTGACCTTCTCTCCCTCGACGTAGAAGGAGCAGAGCTACAG GTACTGAAAACACTTCCCTGGGAGAAGGTGCAGATCCAGGTGCTGTGCATCGAGCACCGGCACATCCCCGAGGGCAGTCAGGCCCTAAGAACCTACCTGGAGGAACGAGGCTACGCCCTGCATACTTCAGTTGGCGatgattacatcttcgtcagaaaagaCCTAGAGAAGATCCCACAAGAAGATTTGCTGTAG